One stretch of Pandoraea oxalativorans DNA includes these proteins:
- a CDS encoding LysR family transcriptional regulator, whose protein sequence is MQLRWLEDFVELARTRSFTRAAENRFVTHPAFGRRIRALEEWVGTRLVERSKPLELTAAGTVFLDAATNALDILHSARTQLQDAAPTLENNLKIATGRTLAATFFPDWYDETVSRIGFFTATLSTGGAEEAILRLAAGEVDLLIVYSSAHTRLLIDQDRFDWLSVAREVLVPVSALDAKGRAKYRLAAGPSPIPWLAFTRTLTLRAVLARHLAEMPNRPTLKPVYQADSYEAILAMARRGAGIAWLPQRLVADDVARGTLAIVGGKDWQIGFDIALYRRRHQPHPVLDAIWQSARLAAGEDA, encoded by the coding sequence ATGCAACTGCGATGGCTTGAAGACTTCGTCGAACTGGCACGCACGCGCAGCTTCACGCGGGCGGCGGAGAACCGATTCGTCACGCATCCGGCATTCGGTCGACGTATTCGCGCGCTCGAAGAATGGGTGGGCACGCGTCTCGTCGAGCGGAGCAAACCGCTCGAACTCACGGCTGCCGGTACCGTATTTCTCGACGCGGCCACCAACGCGCTCGACATCCTTCATAGCGCCCGCACACAATTGCAGGACGCCGCGCCCACGCTTGAAAACAACCTGAAGATCGCTACCGGCCGCACATTGGCCGCGACGTTCTTCCCGGATTGGTACGACGAGACCGTCTCGCGCATCGGCTTCTTTACCGCAACCCTGTCCACTGGCGGCGCGGAGGAAGCCATCCTGAGGCTGGCTGCGGGGGAGGTCGACCTGCTGATCGTCTATTCCAGCGCGCACACGCGGCTGCTCATCGATCAGGACCGCTTCGACTGGCTGAGCGTAGCGCGTGAGGTGCTGGTGCCGGTCAGTGCGCTCGATGCGAAGGGACGGGCGAAGTATCGGCTTGCGGCCGGGCCGTCGCCCATTCCGTGGCTGGCGTTCACGCGTACGCTGACGCTGCGTGCCGTGCTCGCGCGGCATCTCGCCGAGATGCCGAACCGTCCGACGCTCAAGCCGGTTTATCAGGCCGATTCCTACGAAGCGATTCTCGCCATGGCGCGGCGCGGTGCAGGCATCGCCTGGCTGCCGCAGCGTCTGGTGGCCGACGACGTCGCACGTGGCACGCTCGCCATCGTCGGCGGGAAAGACTGGCAGATCGGCTTCGACATCGCGCTCTACCGGCGTCGCCATCAGCCACACCCCGTGCTCGACGCCATCTGGCAAAGCGCGCGCCTCGCCGCTGGCGAAGACGCCTGA
- the ruvA gene encoding Holliday junction branch migration protein RuvA produces MIGRISGTLLEKNPPHILVDCQGVGYEISVPMSTFFNLPNVGERVTLLTQFIVREDAQLLFGFGSPDERNTFRELLKISGVGARTALAILSGMSVADIAQAVTLQESGRLTKIPGIGKKTAERLLLELKGKLGAQLGTIAGAAAPHDHKSDVVNALLALGYSDKEALAAVKTVPDGTSVSDGIKHALKSLSKA; encoded by the coding sequence ATGATTGGCCGCATCTCCGGCACGCTGCTGGAAAAGAATCCGCCGCACATCCTGGTCGATTGCCAGGGCGTGGGTTATGAAATCTCGGTGCCGATGAGCACCTTCTTCAACCTGCCGAACGTCGGTGAGCGTGTGACGTTGCTCACGCAGTTCATCGTGCGCGAAGACGCGCAACTGCTCTTCGGTTTCGGCTCGCCGGACGAGCGCAACACGTTTCGCGAACTGCTCAAGATTTCGGGCGTCGGTGCACGCACCGCACTCGCGATCCTCTCGGGTATGAGCGTGGCCGACATCGCGCAGGCCGTCACGTTGCAGGAGTCCGGACGTCTGACCAAGATCCCGGGTATCGGCAAGAAGACGGCCGAGCGTCTGCTGCTCGAACTCAAGGGCAAGCTCGGCGCGCAACTCGGCACCATCGCCGGGGCCGCTGCACCGCACGATCACAAGAGCGATGTCGTCAACGCGCTGCTCGCGCTGGGCTATTCCGACAAGGAAGCGCTTGCGGCGGTCAAGACCGTGCCCGACGGCACGAGCGTGTCGGACGGCATCAAACACGCGCTCAAGTCGCTGTCGAAGGCCTGA
- a CDS encoding LysR family transcriptional regulator, with protein MDWTQRLRLRNLQMLLTLAETGNMSQSAALLNTTQPGLSKWLKDLEDDIGLPLFERQARGLRPTSYGEALIQHARRIEAQLDTARDDLDAMREGGSGLVAIGTSGASSADTVPLAVLLLLQRMPRVQARVVENTMDRLMNQLAHSEIDIVVGRSAPELQDRNVRTEALYLEPLHFVARTRHPVFSQSTVDWADIQRYRWVVWPRGTPIRNALESALAEAGYPLPNDTVESNSTILNLTLLNNSDMIGLASHRTASRLQALGALRIVPLRLAGFGGVSMYWRDDGANRAAVVEALECLRSAAKRSTGDLVEGVGGEG; from the coding sequence ATGGATTGGACGCAACGACTACGTCTGCGCAACTTGCAGATGCTGCTGACCCTCGCGGAGACGGGCAACATGAGCCAGTCTGCCGCGCTGCTCAACACGACACAGCCCGGTTTGTCCAAGTGGCTCAAAGATCTGGAGGACGACATCGGCCTGCCGCTGTTTGAGCGTCAGGCGCGCGGATTGCGGCCCACTTCGTACGGCGAGGCGCTGATTCAGCACGCGCGACGCATCGAAGCGCAGCTCGACACTGCGCGCGACGATCTCGACGCCATGCGGGAGGGCGGGAGCGGGCTGGTGGCGATCGGGACGTCGGGGGCGTCGTCGGCGGACACGGTGCCGCTCGCGGTGTTGCTGCTCCTGCAACGCATGCCCCGCGTGCAGGCGCGCGTTGTCGAAAATACGATGGACCGGCTGATGAATCAGTTGGCGCATAGCGAGATCGACATCGTCGTCGGGCGCTCGGCTCCCGAGCTGCAGGACCGAAACGTGCGCACCGAAGCGCTGTATCTGGAGCCGCTGCACTTCGTCGCCCGCACGCGGCATCCGGTGTTTTCGCAATCGACGGTGGATTGGGCCGATATCCAGCGCTATCGCTGGGTCGTCTGGCCGCGAGGCACGCCGATTCGCAACGCGCTGGAATCGGCGTTGGCCGAAGCGGGGTATCCGCTGCCGAACGACACCGTCGAATCGAACTCGACGATTCTTAATCTCACGCTACTCAACAACAGCGACATGATCGGTCTGGCGTCGCACCGCACGGCGAGCCGCTTGCAGGCGCTTGGGGCACTACGCATTGTGCCGCTGCGCCTGGCCGGGTTCGGCGGTGTCTCGATGTACTGGCGCGACGATGGTGCGAATCGCGCGGCCGTGGTCGAAGCGCTTGAATGCCTGCGGTCCGCAGCGAAGCGCTCTACCGGGGATTTGGTGGAGGGAGTTGGGGGAGAGGGGTGA
- a CDS encoding 2-hydroxyacid dehydrogenase: MYRREASSPEVMQGDTLLIKSGGAAALTEWQHHFARLMPGLRVYGWDDPFVDARNVKYALVYQPDHGRLAHYPRLRLILSAAAGVDHILADPALPSGVPIVRMVTEETRERMSDFVAFAALAIARDVPALITAQRDGRWANELTGRLARDTRVSVLGLGELGSAVATRLRANGFQVNGWARTPRLLAGVNVFAGEAQLDALLAETDILVNLLPDTHATRGILGRKLFAQLPAGASLIQVGRGVHLDRQALLDALDSGRLRSAVVDVFDIEPLPPDDALRHHPKVLVTPHIASTVSYAARARQVADVLGAHLRGAPLPFVYDATRGY, from the coding sequence ATGTACCGACGCGAGGCATCCTCCCCCGAAGTCATGCAAGGCGACACGTTATTGATCAAGTCGGGCGGCGCTGCCGCACTGACCGAATGGCAACATCATTTCGCGCGGCTCATGCCGGGCCTGCGCGTGTACGGCTGGGACGACCCGTTCGTCGATGCGCGCAACGTGAAGTACGCGCTCGTCTATCAGCCCGATCATGGACGTCTCGCCCACTACCCGCGTTTGCGACTGATCCTGAGCGCAGCGGCAGGCGTCGATCACATTCTGGCCGATCCGGCCTTGCCATCGGGCGTACCCATCGTGCGCATGGTGACGGAGGAAACGCGCGAGCGCATGAGCGACTTCGTCGCGTTCGCCGCACTGGCCATCGCGCGGGACGTACCGGCGCTGATCACCGCGCAGCGCGACGGACGCTGGGCTAACGAACTCACCGGACGTCTCGCACGCGACACGCGCGTGAGTGTGCTGGGACTCGGCGAGCTGGGAAGTGCGGTCGCCACGCGTCTGCGCGCGAACGGCTTCCAGGTGAACGGTTGGGCGAGAACGCCACGTTTGTTGGCGGGCGTGAACGTCTTTGCGGGCGAAGCGCAGCTCGACGCGTTGCTCGCCGAGACCGACATTCTCGTGAATCTGCTGCCCGACACCCATGCCACGCGAGGCATTCTCGGACGCAAACTGTTTGCGCAACTCCCGGCCGGGGCCAGCCTGATTCAGGTCGGCCGAGGGGTGCATCTCGACCGGCAAGCATTGCTCGACGCGCTCGATAGCGGCCGTCTGCGCTCGGCGGTTGTCGATGTCTTCGATATCGAGCCATTGCCACCCGACGATGCCCTGCGCCATCACCCGAAGGTTCTCGTCACGCCGCACATCGCGTCGACGGTGTCGTATGCGGCGAGGGCGCGTCAGGTGGCCGACGTGCTCGGCGCACATCTTCGCGGCGCACCGTTGCCGTTCGTCTATGACGCGACAAGAGGGTACTGA
- a CDS encoding fumarylacetoacetate hydrolase family protein has protein sequence MSYVFTPPAVVGIPVVGSNDQFAVRRVYCVGRNYAAHAREMGFDPDREPPFFFCKPADAVLPVAYGDTLELKYPAQTSNYHYEAELVAVIGKAGSDIPLDQALEHVWGYAVGLDMTRRDLQMKMREMGRPWEIGKAFDASAPIGPIHPVSSVGHVEKAAISLTVDGVQKQKSDVTHLIWSVAETVSYLSQFFRLEPGDLIYTGTPEGVGPVKAGETMVTAVEGLGEITVRVV, from the coding sequence ATGTCCTACGTCTTCACCCCGCCCGCCGTCGTCGGCATTCCCGTTGTCGGCAGCAACGACCAGTTCGCCGTGCGTCGCGTGTACTGCGTGGGCCGCAACTACGCCGCCCATGCCCGTGAAATGGGCTTCGATCCTGACCGCGAACCGCCGTTCTTCTTCTGCAAGCCGGCCGACGCCGTGCTGCCGGTCGCTTACGGCGACACGCTGGAACTGAAGTACCCGGCGCAGACGAGCAACTACCACTACGAAGCCGAGCTGGTCGCCGTGATCGGCAAGGCCGGTTCGGACATTCCGCTCGATCAGGCCCTGGAACACGTCTGGGGTTACGCCGTCGGTCTGGACATGACGCGTCGCGATCTGCAAATGAAGATGCGCGAGATGGGCCGTCCGTGGGAAATCGGCAAGGCCTTCGATGCGTCGGCACCGATCGGTCCGATCCATCCGGTCTCCAGCGTCGGTCACGTCGAAAAGGCCGCGATCTCGCTGACGGTGGACGGCGTGCAGAAGCAAAAGAGCGACGTCACGCATCTGATCTGGTCGGTCGCCGAGACGGTCTCCTACCTGTCGCAATTCTTCCGCCTGGAACCGGGCGACCTGATCTACACGGGGACCCCGGAAGGTGTCGGCCCCGTCAAGGCAGGCGAGACGATGGTCACGGCCGTCGAAGGTCTCGGCGAGATCACGGTGCGCGTGGTCTGA
- a CDS encoding ParA family protein, whose product MAKRLMLFNSTGGVSNTMSIYNLGWLMAEKYRVLLVDADPKCDLTGLMLRARFDAHYSEERTRRHNLKDATSAAFELDTLGIREIDCPCAPEAPNLRLLPGHANLSEYDFYLMLAQDANDKRDSLQGTPGAFNRLISLCERKYDIDFTLINVATGFGGINANLFMHSDVFVIPVIPDPFAIQALDTLKYVLARWLNWKLHSMDDLASSSYPLREGTPKLGGVLMYRHAPRKGTTRRHRQDIASTIRSAISGDFVPHIAKQRMTFSPNIYANSINANDYCLQEICEMETLTAKALEVGVPAFALSDTHVGQIADPTRDWIRQRDELRGQLENVADQLVSLLNHA is encoded by the coding sequence ATGGCGAAGCGTTTGATGCTGTTCAATTCCACTGGTGGCGTGAGCAACACCATGTCCATCTACAACCTCGGCTGGCTGATGGCGGAGAAATATCGCGTATTGCTGGTCGACGCGGACCCCAAATGTGATCTGACCGGGCTGATGCTTCGCGCCCGATTCGATGCACACTATTCGGAGGAACGAACCCGGCGGCACAACCTGAAAGACGCGACCAGTGCGGCGTTTGAACTCGACACCCTTGGCATTCGGGAAATCGACTGCCCCTGTGCCCCGGAAGCCCCCAATCTTCGTTTACTGCCAGGACATGCCAATCTATCCGAGTACGATTTCTATCTGATGCTCGCACAGGATGCGAACGACAAACGTGATTCCCTTCAGGGCACGCCCGGCGCGTTTAATCGCTTGATTTCCCTTTGTGAGCGCAAATATGACATCGATTTCACGTTGATCAACGTCGCTACCGGATTTGGAGGAATCAATGCCAACCTCTTCATGCACAGCGATGTTTTTGTTATCCCCGTTATTCCCGACCCCTTCGCGATTCAGGCATTGGACACGCTGAAATATGTTCTCGCCCGATGGCTCAACTGGAAGCTCCATTCGATGGACGATCTGGCCTCGTCGTCATACCCACTGCGTGAAGGGACACCCAAATTGGGCGGGGTGTTGATGTACCGGCATGCTCCTCGGAAGGGAACGACCCGTCGTCATCGTCAAGACATCGCCTCGACGATCAGGTCTGCAATTTCCGGTGACTTTGTTCCCCATATTGCGAAGCAGCGTATGACGTTTTCTCCGAACATCTACGCCAACTCGATTAACGCAAACGACTATTGCCTTCAAGAGATCTGCGAGATGGAAACTCTGACGGCAAAAGCACTCGAAGTCGGCGTCCCGGCTTTCGCGCTGTCGGACACGCACGTCGGGCAGATTGCAGACCCTACGAGGGACTGGATTCGACAGCGAGATGAGCTCCGAGGACAGCTTGAAAACGTCGCCGATCAACTTGTCTCGCTCCTGAATCATGCCTAA
- the maiA gene encoding maleylacetoacetate isomerase codes for MQLYSFFNSSTSYRVRIALALKGLAFDTIPVNIRVGEHRAQPYVDEVNASATVPALVDGDVSLGQSLAIIDYLDAKYPQTRLVPQDIEARARVLELSMLISCDIHPVNNLRILKYLQGPLGLSAEQKDAWYRHWVAEGMAGVERLLVKYGHGAWCFGDTPTLADICLIPQIANAQRMGCDLSAYPRAMAVFALAQTHPAFLAAAPSRQPDYSA; via the coding sequence ATGCAGCTCTACAGCTTTTTCAACAGTTCGACGTCGTACCGCGTACGCATCGCCCTCGCGCTCAAGGGACTTGCGTTCGACACGATTCCGGTGAACATCCGCGTCGGTGAGCATCGCGCGCAGCCGTATGTCGACGAAGTGAACGCGTCGGCCACCGTGCCCGCGCTGGTCGATGGCGACGTCTCGCTCGGTCAATCGCTCGCCATCATCGACTATCTCGACGCGAAGTATCCGCAGACGCGTCTGGTGCCGCAGGACATCGAAGCACGTGCGCGTGTGCTCGAACTGTCGATGCTCATCAGTTGCGACATCCACCCGGTGAACAACCTGCGCATCCTGAAGTATCTGCAAGGGCCGCTCGGCTTGTCGGCCGAGCAGAAGGACGCGTGGTATCGCCATTGGGTCGCAGAAGGCATGGCCGGCGTGGAGCGTCTGCTGGTGAAGTACGGCCACGGCGCATGGTGCTTCGGCGACACGCCCACGCTCGCCGACATCTGCCTGATCCCGCAGATCGCCAACGCGCAGCGCATGGGTTGCGATCTGTCGGCATATCCGCGCGCGATGGCGGTGTTCGCGCTGGCGCAAACGCATCCGGCGTTTCTCGCGGCGGCCCCCAGCCGTCAACCGGACTACTCGGCGTGA
- a CDS encoding TipAS antibiotic-recognition domain-containing protein: protein MRLQPCHTPEDHGSFHAAHRKYLDDAEYRFLAANYLNHTDEWPVLIGALRDQMEAGAPPESPEVQALVRQWLTYFRSYAGDNPDTHMKIREAHRLEPELMEGSFIDMPLLEYVKQGVAAATSAR, encoded by the coding sequence GTGAGGCTTCAGCCTTGTCACACGCCAGAAGATCACGGGAGTTTCCATGCGGCTCACCGAAAGTATCTCGACGACGCGGAATACCGCTTCCTCGCGGCCAACTACCTCAACCATACGGACGAGTGGCCCGTCCTCATCGGGGCGTTGCGCGACCAAATGGAAGCTGGCGCGCCGCCCGAATCGCCGGAAGTGCAGGCGCTCGTGCGTCAATGGCTGACGTACTTCCGCTCGTATGCGGGCGACAATCCCGACACCCATATGAAGATCCGTGAGGCGCATCGTCTCGAACCCGAACTGATGGAAGGATCCTTCATCGACATGCCCCTGCTGGAGTATGTGAAGCAGGGTGTTGCGGCGGCGACGAGCGCGAGGTAG
- the gtdA gene encoding gentisate 1,2-dioxygenase — protein MSDRAPSAERAAYYEHIGHNHMAPLWESLHSLVPPQPRPRVVPAIWKYNEVRPLVMEAGRVISAEEAVRRVLILQNPGTPGSSSITGSLYAGLQLILPGEIAPSHRHTQSALRFIVEGSGAWTAVNGERTTMHPGDFIITPSWTWHDHGNPSDGEPVVWLDGLDIPLVQYFDAGFAENYPESQQPVQRPEGDSFARYGFNMLPVHHKVSDPTSPIFSYPYARSREALDTLYRNGELDPWDGIKLRYVNPATGGWPMPTMATFMQYLPAGFQGKTYRSTDATVFSVVEGRGTVRIGDDVFQFEPRDHFVVPSWAPVQLAALDDAVLFSYSDRPVLAALNLLRESRT, from the coding sequence ATGTCCGACCGCGCCCCCAGCGCCGAACGCGCTGCCTATTACGAACACATCGGTCACAACCACATGGCCCCGCTGTGGGAATCGCTGCACAGCCTGGTGCCGCCGCAGCCGCGCCCGCGCGTCGTGCCTGCCATCTGGAAATACAACGAAGTGCGCCCGCTCGTGATGGAAGCGGGCCGCGTCATCAGTGCCGAAGAAGCCGTACGTCGCGTGCTGATTCTGCAGAACCCCGGCACGCCGGGATCGTCGAGCATTACCGGTTCGCTCTACGCCGGTCTGCAACTGATCCTGCCGGGCGAAATCGCCCCGAGCCATCGCCACACGCAATCGGCGCTGCGCTTCATCGTGGAAGGCAGCGGCGCCTGGACGGCCGTCAACGGCGAGCGCACGACGATGCACCCGGGCGACTTCATCATCACGCCGTCGTGGACGTGGCACGACCACGGCAATCCGTCCGACGGCGAGCCGGTCGTTTGGCTCGACGGCCTCGACATCCCGCTCGTGCAGTACTTCGACGCCGGGTTCGCCGAGAACTACCCCGAATCGCAGCAACCCGTGCAGCGCCCCGAGGGCGACAGCTTCGCGCGCTACGGTTTCAACATGCTGCCGGTGCATCACAAGGTCAGCGATCCGACGTCGCCGATCTTCAGCTACCCGTACGCCCGCTCGCGCGAAGCGCTCGACACGTTGTATCGCAACGGTGAACTCGATCCGTGGGACGGCATCAAGCTGCGCTACGTCAATCCGGCGACCGGCGGCTGGCCGATGCCGACGATGGCGACGTTCATGCAATACCTCCCGGCTGGCTTCCAGGGCAAGACCTATCGCAGCACCGATGCCACCGTGTTCTCGGTCGTCGAAGGTCGCGGCACGGTGCGCATTGGAGACGACGTGTTCCAGTTCGAACCGCGCGATCACTTCGTGGTGCCGTCGTGGGCACCTGTGCAACTCGCCGCGCTCGACGACGCCGTGCTGTTCAGCTACTCCGATCGCCCGGTGCTCGCCGCGCTGAACCTGCTGCGCGAGTCCCGCACCTGA
- a CDS encoding 3-hydroxybenzoate 6-monooxygenase, whose translation MTQPHQPKALVVGGGIGGLAAALALANQGVQIELLEQAETIGEIGAGIQLAANAFAALDALGVGEAARGRSVFTDHITLRDAIDRSIIAQVDVGAPYRERFGNPYAVIHRADIHLSILEAVQRNPRIQFRTATRVVSLEQDAHGVTVVDQHGERHTADAVIGCDGVKSAVRAALIGDEPRVTGHVVYRAVVDVENMPKDLQVNAPVVWAGPNCHLVHYPLRGGKQYNLVVTFHSREQEVWGVRDGSKEEVLSYFEGIDALPHQMLDRPTSWRRWATADRDPVEQWSFGRATILGDAAHPMTQYIAQGACQALEDAVTLGAAYTAANGDFTEAFRRYEYARIPRTARVLYGARDMGRVYHAKGVDRWVRNSLWKGRTQTQFYDALQWLHGWRAENCLSQTPWLADA comes from the coding sequence ATGACGCAACCCCATCAACCCAAAGCGCTGGTCGTCGGCGGCGGCATCGGCGGCCTCGCCGCTGCGCTCGCGCTCGCCAATCAGGGCGTGCAGATCGAGCTGCTGGAACAGGCCGAGACCATCGGCGAAATCGGTGCGGGCATCCAGTTGGCAGCCAACGCCTTCGCCGCGCTCGATGCGCTCGGTGTCGGCGAGGCCGCGCGAGGACGCTCGGTCTTCACCGATCACATCACGCTGCGCGACGCCATCGACCGCAGCATCATCGCGCAAGTCGACGTTGGCGCGCCGTATCGCGAGCGCTTCGGCAATCCGTACGCCGTGATCCATCGCGCTGATATTCATCTGTCGATCCTCGAAGCCGTGCAACGCAATCCGAGAATCCAGTTCCGCACGGCCACCCGCGTCGTGTCGCTGGAACAGGATGCGCATGGCGTCACCGTCGTCGACCAGCACGGCGAGCGTCACACCGCCGACGCCGTGATCGGCTGCGATGGCGTGAAGTCCGCCGTGCGCGCCGCACTGATCGGCGACGAGCCGCGTGTAACGGGCCATGTGGTCTACCGCGCGGTGGTCGATGTCGAGAACATGCCGAAGGACTTGCAGGTGAATGCGCCGGTCGTGTGGGCCGGTCCGAACTGCCACCTCGTGCACTACCCGCTACGCGGCGGCAAGCAATACAACCTCGTCGTCACGTTCCACAGCCGCGAACAGGAAGTGTGGGGCGTGCGCGACGGCAGCAAGGAAGAAGTGCTGTCGTACTTCGAAGGCATCGACGCGTTGCCGCATCAGATGCTCGACCGTCCGACGTCGTGGCGTCGCTGGGCCACCGCCGACCGTGACCCGGTCGAGCAGTGGAGCTTTGGCCGCGCGACGATCCTCGGCGACGCTGCACATCCGATGACCCAGTACATCGCGCAAGGCGCGTGTCAGGCACTCGAAGACGCCGTCACGCTCGGTGCGGCCTACACGGCAGCGAACGGCGATTTCACCGAGGCCTTCCGTCGTTACGAATACGCCCGCATCCCGCGCACCGCGCGCGTGCTTTACGGCGCACGCGACATGGGCCGCGTCTATCACGCCAAGGGCGTGGATCGCTGGGTGCGCAACTCGCTGTGGAAGGGCCGCACGCAGACGCAGTTCTACGACGCCCTGCAATGGCTGCACGGCTGGCGCGCCGAGAACTGCCTGTCGCAAACCCCGTGGCTGGCCGACGCATAA
- a CDS encoding GntR family transcriptional regulator produces MAPASHDTEDAVAIARGDDAYERIRHDVLTCVIMPGAIVTEAELMRRYDIARTSCRVALVRLVHEGFARAIPRQGYRISPVTLADVEEIFNLRGQLEPMAARLACGNVDTELLQRLNEACEVPFAHEPIDHQIEWFLHTNRKFHLTIAAASGNARLYRTLAGLMDDMARLVSLGFGVQGIRPRIEHDHESIIAALVTGNAPRAEALARQHIETFLQQTKEHVFASLSASGTWLPYLSIADLRK; encoded by the coding sequence ATGGCTCCCGCCTCCCACGACACCGAAGACGCCGTTGCGATTGCGCGCGGCGACGATGCCTATGAACGCATCCGGCACGACGTGCTGACTTGCGTCATCATGCCGGGCGCCATCGTCACCGAGGCGGAGCTGATGCGTCGCTACGACATTGCGCGCACGAGTTGCCGGGTGGCACTGGTGCGTCTGGTCCACGAGGGATTCGCGCGCGCTATCCCGCGACAGGGGTATCGGATCTCGCCGGTCACGCTGGCGGACGTCGAGGAAATTTTCAACTTGCGAGGGCAACTCGAGCCGATGGCTGCGCGTCTGGCGTGCGGCAACGTCGACACCGAGCTCCTGCAACGACTCAACGAAGCGTGCGAAGTGCCCTTTGCGCATGAGCCCATCGACCATCAGATCGAGTGGTTCTTGCACACGAACCGAAAATTCCATCTGACGATTGCTGCGGCAAGCGGCAACGCACGTCTGTACCGAACGCTGGCGGGTCTCATGGATGACATGGCCCGTCTCGTCTCGCTGGGTTTCGGAGTGCAGGGCATCCGGCCGCGTATCGAACACGATCACGAGAGCATCATTGCCGCGCTCGTGACAGGCAATGCGCCGCGCGCGGAAGCGCTCGCACGGCAGCACATCGAGACCTTCCTCCAGCAGACGAAAGAGCACGTGTTCGCGAGCCTGTCGGCGTCCGGCACATGGTTGCCTTACCTGTCCATTGCCGATCTGCGTAAGTAG
- a CDS encoding MFS family transporter, which yields MRDTATSNAGIDNKPPTPEEVRKRVFAIVAASSGNLVEWFDFYIYAFCAIYFAPAFFPSSDPTAQLLNTAGVFAAGFLMRPIGGWIFGRIADRNGRKNSMVISVMMMCLGSLLIAALPTYASIGNWAPALLLFARLLQGLSVGGEYGTTATYMSEVALKGRRGFFSSFQYVTLIGGQLLAVLVVVILQQLLSEAELKAWGWRIPFVVGAITAVVALMLRRTLHETSTSASRNNRDAGSIAGLFRHHKAAFFTVLGYTAGGSLIFYTFTTYMQKYLVNTAGMPIKTASYIMTACLFVYMCMQPIFGMLSDKIGRRNNMLLFGALGAIATVPILTALKTVQSPIAAGVLICLALAIVSFYTSISGIVKAEMFPIEVRALGVGLAYAVANAIFGGSAEYVALGLKKAGMEPTFYWYVTGMMVLAFVVSLRLPRQAKYLHHEH from the coding sequence ATGAGAGACACAGCTACATCCAACGCCGGAATCGACAACAAGCCGCCCACCCCCGAAGAAGTGCGCAAACGCGTGTTCGCGATTGTCGCGGCATCGTCCGGGAATCTGGTCGAGTGGTTCGACTTTTACATCTACGCCTTCTGCGCGATCTACTTCGCCCCGGCGTTCTTCCCCAGTTCGGACCCGACCGCCCAGTTGCTCAACACGGCAGGCGTGTTCGCGGCCGGCTTCCTGATGCGCCCCATCGGCGGCTGGATCTTCGGCCGTATCGCCGACCGTAATGGCCGGAAGAACTCGATGGTCATCTCCGTGATGATGATGTGCCTCGGCTCGCTGCTGATCGCTGCGCTGCCCACGTACGCCAGCATCGGCAATTGGGCGCCTGCGCTGCTGCTGTTCGCGCGTTTGCTGCAAGGGCTGTCGGTCGGCGGCGAATACGGCACGACGGCAACGTATATGAGTGAAGTGGCGCTCAAGGGCCGTCGCGGCTTCTTCTCGTCGTTCCAGTACGTGACGCTCATCGGCGGTCAGTTGCTCGCTGTGCTCGTGGTCGTGATTCTTCAGCAGTTGCTCAGCGAAGCCGAACTCAAGGCATGGGGCTGGCGTATTCCGTTCGTGGTCGGTGCGATCACGGCGGTGGTAGCGCTGATGCTGCGTCGTACGCTGCACGAAACGTCGACGAGTGCGAGCCGCAACAACCGCGATGCGGGTTCGATCGCCGGACTGTTCCGTCATCACAAGGCGGCGTTCTTCACCGTGCTGGGTTACACGGCTGGCGGCTCGCTGATCTTCTACACGTTCACCACTTACATGCAGAAGTATCTGGTGAACACGGCGGGTATGCCGATCAAGACGGCGAGCTACATCATGACCGCCTGCCTGTTCGTCTACATGTGCATGCAGCCGATCTTCGGCATGCTCTCGGACAAGATTGGTCGTCGCAACAACATGTTGCTGTTCGGTGCACTCGGCGCGATTGCCACGGTGCCGATTCTGACGGCACTCAAGACGGTGCAAAGCCCGATCGCGGCGGGCGTTCTGATCTGTCTGGCGCTCGCCATCGTGAGCTTCTATACGTCGATCAGCGGTATCGTGAAGGCCGAGATGTTCCCGATCGAAGTGCGCGCACTGGGCGTGGGTCTGGCCTACGCGGTCGCCAACGCGATCTTCGGCGGCTCGGCAGAGTACGTGGCGCTGGGTCTGAAGAAGGCGGGCATGGAGCCGACGTTCTACTGGTACGTCACCGGCATGATGGTGCTGGCATTCGTGGTGAGCTTGCGCCTGCCGCGTCAGGCGAAGTATCTGCACCACGAGCATTGA